One window from the genome of Synechococcus sp. PROS-7-1 encodes:
- a CDS encoding DUF2811 domain-containing protein translates to MHLVDQTVATADQRVLAPEGLDESGTVSFQTQLPQPLQQAMVGFVERCPNWDQYRLVQAAIAGFLIQNGVESREITRLYVGSMFRRESLSQGV, encoded by the coding sequence ATGCATTTGGTTGACCAAACTGTCGCGACAGCAGACCAGCGGGTTCTGGCTCCTGAAGGATTGGATGAATCAGGAACCGTGAGCTTTCAGACGCAGCTCCCCCAGCCTCTTCAGCAGGCCATGGTGGGGTTCGTTGAGCGTTGTCCCAACTGGGATCAGTACCGCCTTGTGCAGGCTGCAATCGCTGGTTTCCTGATTCAGAACGGTGTCGAATCCCGCGAGATCACCCGTCTTTATGTGGGAAGCATGTTTCGGCGGGAATCCCTGTCCCAGGGGGTCTGA
- the serA gene encoding phosphoglycerate dehydrogenase: MTKVLVSDPIDQAGIDILGQVAQVDQRTGLSAEELKAVIGEYDALMIRSGTQVTADVIAAADRLRIIGRAGVGVDNVDVPAATQRGVLVVNSPEGNTIAAAEHALALLLSLSRHVPQAHGSMRAGAWDRKKYVGNELYKKVLGVVGLGKIGSHVARVAKAMGMEVIAFDPFISADRAQQMQVRLTTLEDLFRQADYITLHIPRTPDTENLVNAELLRSMKSTARIVNCARGGIVDEAALAEAIENGVIAGAGLDVYASEPLAEDSPLRTVELGLVLTPHLGASTEEAQENVATDVAEQIRDVLLGLPARSAVNIPGLSAEIMERLKPHLQLAETLGLLVSQLSGGQVQELEVRLQGEFALHPSQPLMVAALKGLLTSALGDRINYVNASLEAKGRGIHVLEVKDDASRDFAGGSLQLTTRGGQGGHSVTGAVFADGELRVTNIDEFPVNVPPSRHMLFTRHRDMPGIIGHLGSLLGEHNVNIASMQVGRRIVRGDAVMVLSIDDPIPPALLATINGINGIQEAHPVTL; this comes from the coding sequence ATGACCAAAGTTCTCGTTTCAGACCCCATTGATCAGGCGGGGATCGACATCCTCGGGCAGGTGGCTCAGGTGGATCAGCGAACGGGCCTGTCGGCCGAGGAGCTGAAGGCCGTGATCGGTGAATACGACGCCCTGATGATCCGCTCAGGCACTCAGGTGACGGCGGATGTGATCGCCGCCGCTGATCGTTTGCGCATCATCGGCCGGGCTGGCGTGGGTGTTGACAACGTGGATGTTCCCGCTGCGACCCAGCGAGGAGTGCTTGTTGTTAACTCACCCGAAGGCAACACGATCGCGGCGGCTGAGCATGCCCTCGCGCTGCTTCTGTCCCTGTCGCGTCATGTGCCCCAGGCCCATGGCTCCATGCGCGCCGGTGCCTGGGACCGCAAGAAGTACGTGGGAAATGAGCTTTACAAGAAGGTTCTCGGCGTTGTCGGTCTTGGAAAGATCGGCTCCCATGTGGCTCGGGTCGCCAAGGCGATGGGAATGGAGGTAATCGCCTTCGATCCCTTCATTTCTGCCGATCGCGCCCAGCAGATGCAGGTGCGGCTCACCACGCTCGAGGATCTGTTCCGTCAGGCCGACTACATCACGCTTCATATTCCCCGCACGCCGGATACCGAAAACCTCGTCAATGCTGAGCTGCTCCGCTCGATGAAGTCCACGGCCCGCATCGTGAATTGCGCGAGGGGCGGAATCGTGGATGAAGCGGCTCTGGCCGAAGCGATCGAGAACGGTGTCATCGCTGGGGCAGGGTTGGATGTGTATGCCTCAGAACCGCTGGCTGAGGATTCTCCGTTGAGGACCGTGGAACTCGGATTGGTCCTGACCCCTCACCTTGGCGCCTCCACTGAGGAAGCCCAGGAAAATGTGGCGACGGATGTGGCAGAGCAGATTCGTGATGTGCTGCTCGGTCTTCCAGCGCGCAGCGCTGTGAATATTCCCGGGCTGAGCGCGGAGATCATGGAGCGGCTCAAGCCCCATCTCCAGCTCGCTGAGACGCTGGGACTGCTGGTAAGTCAGCTCAGTGGCGGGCAGGTGCAGGAGCTTGAGGTGAGGCTTCAGGGTGAATTCGCCCTCCATCCCTCACAGCCTCTGATGGTGGCAGCGCTGAAGGGTTTGCTGACCAGTGCTCTCGGCGACCGCATCAACTATGTGAATGCCTCTCTGGAAGCCAAGGGACGTGGCATTCACGTGCTGGAGGTGAAGGATGACGCCAGCCGCGACTTCGCCGGTGGATCGCTGCAGCTGACCACTCGCGGCGGCCAGGGAGGGCACAGCGTGACCGGTGCTGTGTTCGCTGATGGTGAGCTGCGGGTGACCAACATCGATGAGTTCCCTGTGAACGTGCCTCCCAGCCGTCACATGCTCTTCACCCGCCACCGGGATATGCCCGGGATCATTGGCCACCTTGGCTCACTGCTGGGTGAGCACAACGTGAACATTGCCTCCATGCAGGTGGGGCGGCGGATCGTGCGCGGGGATGCCGTGATGGTCCTGAGCATCGACGATCCGATTCCGCCGGCGTTGCTGGCCACGATCAACGGGATCAACGGGATCCAGGAAGCGCATCCCGTCACGCTGTGA
- a CDS encoding photosystem II S4 domain protein codes for MTLPRDALLAGSAHRPVMARLLDQAEEVLRTWQPSWSPFLSGPELEDAAKLEALSELRMVRDGGREGAERCRLQLSRRDQETDSESAPMCGLRLEGNFLFDRAEPDDMRQALMHLDVSADAIGDLWLRGDRGAQAVCTPEAGEHLNGLTGQVRDVPLLLETVPLEALQWPAQRTPRLLRSVEASCRLDAIASAGFGLSRSKVTREIKEGRLRLNWGAIRQASRDIKVGDQLQLQDRGSVEVLSLTLTKRERWRVEMMRR; via the coding sequence ATGACGCTCCCCAGAGATGCGCTCCTCGCTGGCTCTGCCCATCGGCCGGTGATGGCTCGGCTGCTCGATCAGGCTGAGGAGGTGCTGCGCACCTGGCAACCGAGCTGGAGTCCCTTTCTCAGCGGCCCTGAACTGGAGGATGCCGCAAAGCTGGAAGCCCTCTCGGAGTTGCGGATGGTGCGCGATGGAGGTCGGGAAGGCGCCGAGCGCTGTCGACTTCAGCTGAGCCGCCGCGACCAGGAGACGGACTCGGAATCAGCCCCGATGTGTGGTCTCCGCCTGGAAGGCAACTTTCTCTTTGACCGCGCCGAACCCGATGACATGCGCCAGGCACTGATGCATCTCGATGTGAGCGCGGATGCCATTGGTGATCTTTGGCTACGGGGTGACCGGGGAGCGCAAGCCGTTTGTACTCCAGAAGCAGGAGAGCATCTCAACGGATTGACCGGACAGGTTCGTGATGTGCCGCTTCTCCTGGAAACGGTTCCTCTCGAAGCCTTGCAGTGGCCAGCCCAACGAACCCCGCGACTGCTGCGCAGCGTGGAGGCGTCATGCCGTTTGGATGCCATCGCTTCAGCTGGCTTTGGACTCTCCCGTTCCAAGGTGACGCGCGAGATCAAGGAAGGACGTCTCAGGCTGAATTGGGGAGCGATCCGTCAGGCCAGTCGAGACATCAAGGTGGGCGATCAACTGCAACTTCAAGACCGGGGAAGCGTGGAGGTGCTGAGCCTGACGCTGACCAAGCGTGAGCGCTGGCGCGTCGAAATGATGCGCCGGTGA
- a CDS encoding ferredoxin-thioredoxin reductase variable chain — translation MQPGDKVVVASSVVVYNHPEHRGTSFDLQGSEGEVVTVLTEWKGRPISPTLPVIVAFGRYKAHFRSDELQVSS, via the coding sequence ATGCAGCCTGGTGACAAGGTCGTCGTCGCCTCATCAGTGGTGGTCTACAACCATCCGGAACATCGGGGCACATCCTTCGATCTCCAGGGCAGTGAGGGAGAAGTGGTGACCGTGCTGACGGAGTGGAAAGGGCGTCCGATCAGCCCAACCCTTCCTGTGATCGTGGCCTTCGGTCGCTACAAGGCACATTTCCGCAGTGATGAACTTCAGGTCTCGTCCTGA
- a CDS encoding Hsp70 family protein: MGMAKPLAGEQNLHLSGRGTLAIDLGSTTTVVAFQACNDARIKLIDLAPISRKEGEVPSMLWLDERDSPSVLAGRQVLESGLGDRNVPQLHRDFKRWIGLPVPSPWRQLLSPDEAGARLLQEIWKRIPQDLTIDRLVLTAPVEAGSAYRQWLLEACESLQIPEIALVDEPTAAALGAGLPAGAKLLVVDLGGGTLDLSLVALEGGEGRAAPLAQLLRFQSRNLTKSRQALRQARVLGKAGIALGGRDLDRWILDALQPQGLPPEGAGHTALLDAAERLKCRLSSTDINDEQELTELASSPELTAPTTLRMNRKRFTQLLEERGLFQLLEELLNQTLRAAEVHGCRRSDLNAVVMVGGGAHLPQLRSWLTSFMSPVPLRTPPPMEAVACGALSLTPGVRILDLLQRGISLRCWDRRSNRHHWHPLFVAGQPWPSSQPFELVLSASAAEQTTIEFVLGEPELEARHEVRLIDGLPQVIERIPGAAEVKERPSPCFKLMLNPPGQPGEDCLKLQFHIDEQAELIMEGEDLRNGSRLERISLGTVR, encoded by the coding sequence ATGGGGATGGCGAAGCCCCTCGCTGGCGAACAAAACCTTCATCTTTCCGGACGCGGGACCCTGGCAATCGATCTGGGGAGCACCACCACCGTGGTGGCCTTTCAGGCCTGCAACGATGCGCGCATCAAGCTGATTGACCTGGCGCCGATCAGCCGGAAAGAGGGAGAAGTGCCCTCGATGCTTTGGCTTGATGAACGAGACTCTCCCAGCGTTCTGGCGGGCCGGCAGGTGCTGGAAAGCGGTCTCGGTGACCGTAATGTTCCCCAGCTTCACCGTGACTTCAAGCGTTGGATCGGCCTTCCCGTCCCCTCGCCATGGCGTCAACTGCTCAGTCCTGATGAGGCAGGGGCTCGCTTGCTTCAGGAAATCTGGAAGCGAATTCCCCAGGATCTGACCATTGATCGGCTCGTGCTCACCGCACCGGTGGAGGCTGGATCGGCCTACCGCCAGTGGCTTCTAGAAGCCTGTGAGTCGCTGCAAATTCCCGAGATCGCACTGGTGGATGAACCCACCGCCGCAGCGCTTGGTGCAGGGTTACCGGCTGGCGCGAAATTGCTGGTTGTTGACCTCGGCGGAGGCACCCTTGATCTATCCCTTGTGGCTCTAGAGGGTGGCGAAGGACGCGCAGCACCTCTGGCGCAGCTGCTGCGCTTCCAGAGCCGAAACCTCACAAAAAGTCGCCAGGCCCTCCGCCAAGCGCGCGTACTTGGAAAAGCAGGGATCGCGCTGGGGGGGAGAGATCTGGACCGATGGATCCTCGACGCGCTCCAGCCGCAAGGCCTCCCACCGGAGGGCGCTGGACACACCGCCCTTCTCGATGCGGCCGAGCGGCTCAAATGCCGGCTTTCAAGCACCGACATCAACGATGAACAAGAACTGACGGAACTCGCCAGTAGTCCCGAATTAACAGCACCCACAACCTTGCGGATGAACCGCAAACGGTTCACTCAGCTGTTGGAGGAACGGGGACTGTTCCAGCTTCTTGAAGAGCTTCTCAATCAGACCCTGCGGGCTGCCGAGGTTCACGGCTGTCGCCGCAGCGACCTCAACGCTGTTGTGATGGTGGGTGGAGGCGCTCATCTTCCTCAGTTGCGCTCGTGGCTCACCAGCTTCATGAGTCCGGTTCCACTGCGCACACCGCCGCCGATGGAAGCCGTCGCCTGCGGTGCCCTCAGCCTCACACCGGGAGTGCGGATTCTCGATCTTCTGCAACGGGGAATTTCGTTGCGCTGCTGGGACCGTCGCAGCAATCGACATCACTGGCATCCCCTCTTTGTGGCAGGACAGCCCTGGCCATCAAGCCAGCCATTTGAGCTCGTGCTGAGTGCCAGTGCGGCAGAGCAAACCACCATTGAGTTCGTCCTGGGCGAACCTGAGCTGGAGGCTCGCCATGAGGTGAGACTCATCGATGGACTTCCGCAAGTGATCGAACGCATCCCCGGCGCTGCAGAAGTAAAGGAGCGTCCCTCGCCTTGCTTCAAGCTCATGCTCAATCCACCCGGCCAGCCGGGAGAGGATTGTTTGAAACTGCAATTTCACATCGATGAACAGGCAGAGCTGATCATGGAGGGCGAAGACCTTCGGAACGGTTCACGTCTCGAGAGAATCAGCCTCGGGACCGTGCGGTAA
- the murD gene encoding UDP-N-acetylmuramoyl-L-alanine--D-glutamate ligase: MARTVVVGLGRSGSGAARLLQAQGCDVVVLERGDEPALRDKAHALRQRNITIELGCPLELNSFAPWLDSAGEVVISPGIAWNHPTLNALRARGLRVRGEMSVAWDALRDIPWIGITGTNGKTTVTHLLQHVLAHAGLEAPMAGNVGHSAAELALEVLQGIRPKPDWVVMEMSSYQIEAAEEVSPRIGIWTTLTPDHLERHGTIEAYRSIKRGLLERAEIPVLNADDPDIHHHCGQWSRSGLRWVSCGGHSPEGGLPPITVNAQGWVSQGEQLLFPADSLPLPGDHNRQNMLLVTAAALEAGVPASSIEAALRCFTGVPHRLEPLGSVGGIPVFNDSKATNYDAAAVGLRSVPAPVVLLAGGQTKQGDAGPWLELLQSQVGGVVLFGAGAGELADLIEAAGFKGPVIHRPDLDTAVPQALSLAKACQANSVLLSPACASFDQYPNFEARGDHFRQLINAVKDP, from the coding sequence ATGGCACGGACCGTCGTCGTGGGCCTGGGGCGTTCCGGCTCAGGTGCGGCTCGGCTGCTGCAGGCTCAAGGGTGCGACGTCGTCGTGCTTGAACGGGGTGATGAACCAGCGTTGCGAGACAAAGCCCATGCCCTGCGCCAAAGGAACATCACCATCGAACTGGGATGCCCTCTGGAGCTCAACAGCTTCGCCCCCTGGCTCGACAGTGCCGGGGAGGTGGTGATCAGTCCTGGAATTGCCTGGAATCACCCCACCCTCAATGCCCTGCGTGCCCGTGGCCTCCGGGTCCGAGGTGAGATGTCTGTGGCCTGGGATGCCCTCCGAGACATTCCTTGGATTGGCATCACCGGAACCAACGGAAAAACCACGGTGACCCATCTTCTCCAGCACGTGCTGGCCCATGCCGGCCTGGAAGCGCCCATGGCCGGCAACGTGGGGCATTCCGCAGCCGAACTGGCCCTCGAAGTGCTGCAAGGGATCAGGCCCAAACCCGACTGGGTCGTGATGGAGATGAGCAGCTATCAGATCGAAGCCGCTGAGGAGGTGTCGCCGCGCATCGGAATCTGGACAACCCTCACACCTGATCACCTCGAAAGGCATGGAACCATCGAGGCTTACCGATCCATCAAGCGAGGGCTCCTCGAAAGGGCAGAGATCCCCGTGTTGAATGCGGATGACCCCGATATCCACCACCACTGCGGCCAATGGTCACGGTCCGGCCTTCGCTGGGTGTCCTGCGGAGGTCACAGTCCGGAAGGGGGACTCCCCCCGATCACCGTGAACGCGCAGGGTTGGGTGAGCCAGGGAGAGCAACTACTTTTCCCTGCCGATTCCTTGCCCCTGCCCGGCGATCACAACCGCCAGAACATGCTTTTGGTGACCGCTGCTGCTCTGGAAGCAGGTGTACCTGCTTCCAGCATCGAGGCGGCGCTGCGCTGCTTCACCGGGGTACCGCACAGGCTCGAACCACTGGGATCCGTCGGCGGCATTCCCGTCTTCAATGACAGCAAGGCCACGAACTACGACGCCGCCGCCGTGGGTTTGCGGTCCGTGCCGGCACCAGTGGTGCTCCTGGCCGGCGGTCAGACGAAGCAGGGCGATGCAGGTCCATGGCTGGAACTGCTCCAATCTCAAGTGGGCGGTGTGGTGCTGTTTGGAGCAGGTGCCGGGGAACTTGCCGATTTGATCGAGGCCGCAGGCTTCAAAGGTCCTGTGATTCACCGCCCCGACCTGGACACTGCCGTGCCGCAGGCTCTGAGCCTTGCCAAGGCCTGCCAGGCCAACAGCGTGCTGCTGTCACCGGCTTGTGCCAGTTTCGACCAATACCCGAACTTCGAGGCGAGAGGCGATCATTTCCGGCAGTTAATCAACGCGGTGAAAGATCCCTAG
- the pyrR gene encoding bifunctional pyr operon transcriptional regulator/uracil phosphoribosyltransferase PyrR, protein MGTGAQDERVEILSSDELRRTLMRLASQVLESVGGLDDLVLLGIPTRGVQLASVLARSLEEQAGRPVARGTLDPTFHRDDLERVAMRPVKGTDLPVGVEGRDVVLVDDVIFTGRTVRAALEAIQAWGRPRRVLLLVMVDRGHRELPIQPDFCGRTVPTRRSETIELRLLDVDGEEGVFLRRTQDET, encoded by the coding sequence ATGGGGACGGGCGCCCAGGATGAACGGGTCGAGATTCTCTCGTCCGACGAACTGAGGAGAACATTGATGCGCCTCGCTTCTCAAGTGCTTGAGAGCGTTGGCGGGCTTGATGATCTCGTCCTGCTTGGAATTCCAACGCGTGGCGTCCAGCTGGCCTCGGTTCTGGCGCGCTCACTGGAAGAGCAGGCCGGCCGCCCAGTGGCCCGAGGAACTCTTGATCCGACCTTTCACAGGGACGATCTGGAGCGCGTGGCGATGCGACCTGTGAAAGGCACCGACCTTCCGGTGGGAGTTGAGGGGCGCGACGTGGTGCTTGTGGATGACGTGATATTTACCGGTCGCACGGTGAGGGCTGCGCTTGAAGCCATTCAGGCCTGGGGACGTCCCCGCAGAGTTCTGCTGCTGGTCATGGTGGACCGAGGTCATCGAGAACTGCCCATTCAGCCAGATTTCTGTGGGCGAACAGTTCCAACGCGTCGCAGTGAAACGATCGAACTGCGTCTACTCGACGTGGATGGGGAAGAGGGGGTGTTTTTGCGTCGAACTCAGGACGAGACCTGA
- the prmA gene encoding 50S ribosomal protein L11 methyltransferase yields MWWRLSLPLQPELEESLLWKLTAMGLHRVAVQHAPEAPDQRTLLAWLPAHEWPEDQRLQLIGSLSPLAETFGLQLATPQWDELADEDWSRSWKQHWQPDPVGKRLLILPAWLSVPEEHAQRLVLKMDPGSAFGTGSHPTTRLCLEALEAAPPQGLRVADLGCGSGVLGLAALGLGAREVMAVDTDSLAVRATSENAALNNLAPDALRVRQGSLESLEPLFAGKPADLLLCNILAPVIEALAPGFESILSAQGRGLLSGLLVEQAPRLTNVLEALGWSVQHLDSQGRWGLLEIRRQVR; encoded by the coding sequence ATGTGGTGGCGCCTGTCTCTGCCACTGCAGCCAGAGCTGGAGGAATCCCTGCTCTGGAAGCTCACGGCCATGGGACTCCACCGGGTGGCGGTTCAGCATGCCCCTGAGGCCCCAGATCAACGCACGCTGCTGGCCTGGCTGCCTGCCCATGAGTGGCCGGAAGACCAGCGCCTTCAACTGATTGGGAGTCTCTCTCCCCTCGCAGAAACATTCGGCCTTCAGCTGGCCACCCCGCAATGGGACGAGTTGGCTGATGAAGATTGGAGTCGCAGCTGGAAGCAGCACTGGCAGCCGGATCCTGTCGGGAAGCGGCTACTGATCCTTCCCGCCTGGCTCAGCGTTCCCGAGGAGCATGCCCAGCGCCTGGTGCTGAAGATGGATCCCGGGAGTGCTTTCGGGACCGGGAGCCACCCCACAACGCGATTGTGCTTAGAGGCTCTCGAAGCAGCACCTCCCCAAGGGCTGCGGGTGGCTGATCTCGGTTGTGGCAGCGGAGTGCTTGGTCTGGCGGCACTGGGTCTGGGGGCCCGTGAGGTGATGGCTGTCGATACCGACTCCCTGGCCGTGCGAGCCACCTCCGAGAACGCTGCTCTCAACAATCTGGCCCCCGACGCGCTGCGCGTCCGTCAAGGGTCTCTGGAGAGTCTGGAGCCCCTTTTTGCCGGCAAACCTGCCGATCTTCTGCTCTGCAACATCCTGGCGCCGGTGATCGAAGCCCTGGCACCGGGCTTCGAATCCATCCTCAGCGCCCAGGGGCGGGGACTTCTGAGTGGGCTCCTCGTGGAGCAAGCTCCACGCCTAACGAATGTGCTGGAGGCATTGGGCTGGTCGGTGCAGCATCTCGACAGCCAGGGACGCTGGGGACTCCTGGAGATTCGCCGGCAAGTTCGATAA
- the secG gene encoding preprotein translocase subunit SecG: protein MITTVLSWIWIGSGLLLILFVLLHSPKGDGMGGLAASGSSTFTSSSSAEATLNRITWTTLAVFLTLAIILSAGWLK, encoded by the coding sequence ATGATTACAACCGTTCTTTCTTGGATCTGGATCGGCAGTGGACTTCTGCTGATTCTGTTTGTCCTTCTGCACAGCCCCAAGGGCGACGGCATGGGAGGACTGGCCGCCAGTGGCAGTTCAACGTTCACCAGCTCAAGCAGCGCTGAGGCAACCCTGAACCGCATCACCTGGACCACCTTGGCGGTCTTTCTCACCCTTGCGATCATCCTCAGCGCTGGCTGGCTGAAATAG
- the gpmI gene encoding 2,3-bisphosphoglycerate-independent phosphoglycerate mutase, translated as MNAVDRQDGHPKQRSSVAPVVLAILDGWGDRDGSDFNAIRSAETPVMDALRHAYPNTLIHASGSHVGLPDGQMGNSEVGHLTIGAGRIIRQELVRIGDTVRGNQLPAVPALNTLAARLRESGRTLHLLGLCSDGGVHSHVDHLCGLLRWAAAEGIKTVAIHAITDGRDTPTQSAPRYVHTIEEAIQSSGVGEIASLCGRYWAMDRDQRWERTSRAHALLTDPAYPCSSSTPKAVLEASYAAGTTDEFLEPTRLSNSHLQDGDALLMFNFRPDRARQIIQSLSLDGFEGFPRPHRPKLDVVTFTQYESGLPVEVAFPPESLDDLLGQVVAAEGLKQYRTAETEKYPHVTYFMNGGIEQPLAGEDRHLVPSPRVATYDLAPAMAADTLTDSCIAAIEKGIYSLVVINYANPDMVGHTGVMEAATEAIQTVDHCIGRLLDAVGRMGGTLMITADHGNAECMRGEDGEAWTAHTTNPVPVILVEGEKRKMVGMGNALRLRDEGGLADIAPTLLQLLGLEKPAAMTGQSLIEAIDTAAPASARLPQPV; from the coding sequence GTGAACGCGGTTGATCGCCAGGATGGACATCCCAAGCAGAGGTCTTCAGTAGCGCCTGTGGTGCTAGCGATCCTGGATGGATGGGGCGATCGTGACGGCAGCGACTTCAATGCCATCCGATCGGCTGAAACCCCGGTGATGGATGCCTTGAGGCACGCCTATCCGAACACCTTGATCCACGCCAGTGGTTCCCATGTGGGACTCCCAGACGGGCAAATGGGGAATTCTGAGGTCGGCCATCTGACCATCGGCGCAGGACGAATCATTCGCCAGGAACTGGTGCGCATCGGCGACACGGTGCGCGGGAATCAGCTCCCCGCGGTGCCCGCGCTCAACACGCTGGCTGCGCGTCTGCGTGAGAGCGGCCGGACCCTGCACCTCCTCGGGCTCTGCTCCGATGGCGGGGTGCACAGCCACGTTGATCACCTCTGTGGACTGCTGCGCTGGGCCGCAGCGGAAGGCATCAAGACCGTGGCCATTCATGCCATCACGGATGGGAGGGACACACCCACCCAGAGTGCTCCGCGTTATGTCCACACGATCGAAGAAGCCATCCAGTCCAGCGGTGTGGGTGAGATCGCCAGCCTGTGCGGCCGCTATTGGGCCATGGACCGCGATCAGCGTTGGGAACGAACCTCACGCGCCCACGCTCTGCTCACAGACCCTGCGTATCCCTGCAGCAGCAGCACCCCCAAGGCGGTTCTCGAAGCCAGTTATGCCGCTGGAACCACCGATGAATTTCTAGAGCCCACTCGGCTGAGCAACAGCCACCTCCAAGACGGTGATGCCCTGCTCATGTTCAATTTCCGTCCGGACCGCGCACGCCAGATCATTCAGAGTCTCTCCCTTGATGGTTTCGAGGGTTTTCCGCGTCCGCACCGACCGAAACTGGATGTCGTGACCTTTACGCAGTACGAGAGCGGACTGCCCGTGGAGGTCGCCTTCCCCCCCGAATCCCTCGACGACCTCCTCGGCCAGGTGGTGGCTGCCGAGGGACTGAAGCAGTACCGCACGGCGGAAACCGAGAAATACCCCCACGTGACCTATTTCATGAATGGCGGGATCGAGCAGCCCCTCGCGGGAGAAGACCGACATCTGGTTCCATCTCCCCGCGTTGCCACCTACGACCTAGCCCCGGCCATGGCGGCGGACACCCTCACGGACAGTTGCATCGCAGCCATCGAAAAGGGGATCTATTCCCTGGTGGTGATCAATTACGCCAACCCCGACATGGTGGGGCACACCGGAGTCATGGAGGCCGCCACCGAAGCGATCCAGACCGTGGACCACTGCATCGGTCGCCTACTCGATGCGGTGGGACGCATGGGCGGCACCTTGATGATCACCGCAGATCATGGCAACGCTGAGTGCATGCGCGGTGAAGACGGAGAAGCCTGGACAGCGCACACCACCAATCCTGTGCCGGTGATTCTTGTGGAGGGTGAAAAGCGCAAGATGGTTGGCATGGGCAATGCCCTGCGCCTGCGCGACGAAGGGGGTCTTGCAGACATCGCCCCAACCTTGCTGCAGCTGCTGGGCCTCGAGAAACCTGCCGCCATGACGGGTCAGAGCTTGATTGAAGCGATTGACACGGCAGCGCCGGCCAGCGCCAGACTGCCCCAGCCTGTTTGA
- a CDS encoding DNA-directed RNA polymerase subunit omega — protein MLTAGVDHQDLAKRGESLIRQSSNRYLTTVRIAFRAKQRRFDDFDGLLEESSVKPVQRAIVELSDEQDQPDLLPG, from the coding sequence ATGCTCACGGCCGGTGTCGACCATCAGGATCTTGCCAAGCGGGGGGAAAGCCTCATTCGTCAGTCCAGCAATCGTTACCTGACCACGGTTCGCATTGCGTTTCGTGCCAAGCAGCGTCGCTTTGATGACTTCGATGGATTGCTCGAGGAATCCAGTGTGAAGCCTGTGCAGCGAGCCATCGTTGAGCTCAGTGATGAGCAGGATCAGCCCGATCTCCTGCCGGGATGA
- a CDS encoding EVE domain-containing protein, with protein MKSEPDVYGIDHLQQEHTTLWDGIRNYQARNFMRTMAIGDQAFFYHSNCKPPGIIGLMEVSETGLVDPTQFDPSSKYHDPASKPDAPRWDCVRLTYKGRFQSLLSLDDLRQSYQPEELAVVKRGNRLSILPVDEPIAHDLLKRLGPLQ; from the coding sequence ATGAAAAGCGAACCCGATGTCTACGGGATTGACCATCTCCAACAAGAGCACACCACCCTTTGGGATGGAATTCGCAATTACCAGGCCCGCAATTTCATGCGCACGATGGCCATTGGTGATCAGGCTTTTTTTTATCACTCCAACTGCAAGCCCCCAGGAATCATTGGTCTGATGGAGGTCAGCGAAACGGGTCTTGTTGACCCCACCCAGTTCGATCCTTCCTCCAAATATCACGATCCAGCGTCAAAGCCGGACGCGCCCCGCTGGGACTGCGTTCGACTCACCTACAAGGGCCGGTTTCAAAGCCTTTTAAGCCTCGATGATCTGCGCCAGTCGTACCAACCCGAAGAATTGGCCGTTGTGAAGCGTGGCAATCGCTTGTCGATCCTCCCTGTCGACGAGCCCATCGCCCACGATCTGCTGAAGCGACTTGGCCCTCTTCAGTGA
- a CDS encoding DUF1818 family protein — MIQQEGPGWRLARDPQRHPYGALIGGETWAIELTESEAGALASVIKDLVAQHAALRGQLMDEEQITLELERAPWWGCLEGDRRSWSLQLILRPADVCERGVEVSWPAPAAEAAAAAMRTLWDISNDQLN, encoded by the coding sequence ATGATTCAACAGGAGGGTCCAGGCTGGAGACTGGCCAGAGACCCTCAGCGCCATCCCTACGGCGCACTGATCGGTGGGGAGACCTGGGCCATTGAGCTCACCGAGTCCGAGGCCGGCGCGTTGGCCTCGGTGATCAAGGATCTTGTCGCTCAACATGCTGCGCTTCGTGGGCAGTTGATGGATGAGGAGCAGATCACGCTCGAGCTTGAACGCGCCCCTTGGTGGGGATGTCTTGAGGGAGATCGTCGATCCTGGTCCTTGCAGTTGATTCTGAGACCTGCCGATGTCTGCGAGCGGGGGGTGGAGGTGTCTTGGCCAGCTCCAGCGGCAGAAGCAGCGGCCGCAGCCATGAGAACGCTTTGGGACATCTCCAATGATCAGCTGAACTGA